A segment of the Salvelinus namaycush isolate Seneca chromosome 42, SaNama_1.0, whole genome shotgun sequence genome:
ataatccTTTGCCTAGCTTGAAGAAGATATATGTGAGgaacacaggaggctgctgaggggagaacagctTGTAATAAATGTccagaacagagcaaatggaacggcatcaaacacctggaaaccatgtgtttgataccattccactaattccgctccagtcattaacacgagcccgtcctccccaattaaggtgccaccaacctcctgtggtgagGAAATTATGTTTACAACATTGAACAAGGAGGAATAGTTATGTCAATGTTCACAAAATCCCATATATTACGGTGCAAGAGTCTGTCTGGCATTACGAGGCATTCTAACAGACCCATTTAAACCAATATATATACCCCACAACACTGATGAAATACCACGCACAAACACAGCAATGAATATGTAGAATGATGTGGAAACATACCTCCTGTAGTGCATGATGAGGGATCGACAGCCAGAACAGAGACTTTATGTCCTTGTCCTGTGAGCATCTTCCCCACCACCTCAATGAAGGTGGACTTCCCAGCTCCGGGTGGGccagacagacctacagacagacGTCACCTCACAGAGAACAAACATGCACGTACACCAAGCCCACACTCTTCCCCATATGGTATTTTAGACTTAGCTACCTCAAGTGTAGGAGTACAAAAATCTTAAATAAAAAGCCCACATTGCAGCCACCAATTCAAGCGGTCCAACTCTAAGAACTCTGCAAGCCACTAGTTCAAATGTTCACATATTATTGGGTCTGTGTGCATTCTGTGTACTAGGCATAGACACAACAATATTGAACATAACAATCCACATACTAACCCACTCTGAAGGCCAGGGGTTTCCCTCCGTTCTGTTTCTCCTGCTCCTTCCTGTAGGCCAGTACTCTCTGCAGCAGGACCTGGGCCAGCTCTTTCTTCCTGAGGTGCTGGGTCTCCACCAGGGTAATGGACTCAGCCAGACTGGCCCGCTGACCTGAGATCAGTCCTTCATACAGCTTATTCAACAGCCTCTGCTCTGGTGGACTCAGCTCCTTGATGTGGCTGAGGGTGGATTCCACACACATACCACGGATGTGTTGGGAGTTAAGCCCAGGGAATGAGGGGGTACAAGGGGTATGAGTGCAGGATGGTGGGGGTAGCTGGCGGAGGAGGCATCGGCCCCATGTTGGGGTGACAGTTCGTAAGGGGTATGACAAGCGGTGGAGAAGCGGAAAGAGTACTGGCGGTCCCATGATTGTCTGGCACTGCTCCCTTCTCTAGGGGAGAGAGTCTGATAATGATGTAACGTTAGACAACAGGCATTCAATAGAGGTTTGTGACACATTTCAGTTCATTCAACAAGACAGAACCAAAACAAAGCTGATTCTGATTATTCTATGACACTCACTTTGGGCTATTtagactgtttgaggttgtggcaTTCAGGAGCAAATTCTGCCAGTAGAAACGAATGGACAtatgcatacatacagtacatacaccgGTAACTGACTGACAAGTAGCCATATAGCTGAACAGTTACAAAACGTGTACATACAATGGAGAACTCACCTTGATAGCTAGCTATTTGTACATAAATCTGCTTCGTTCGTCTTTGCTGTTGTCCTCTACTATTGGTCCAAACACTTTCATAACTGAGTATTACTTTTAGGAATAAAGAAAATAAGGATAATTCTGTCATTTGATACTCCAAAGCAACCACACGTTGACCTACCAGTGCTTTGGTCGTCACTAGCTACCACAGTCAAAGTCAGAATCTCTGCACATTTCTACAAttgatcttcttaaaatgtgatattAAACCTAACATTGaccataaccttaaccacactgctaaccttatgcctagaCATAACCTTAAagtaagaccaaaaagcacatttttattttcataaatCTTTTGACTTCgtggctgtgctatctagtgAAACCCAGTGGGTATTGTTTTTTGCTTCGTTCACTTCCTACTTCCTGTGACGTTGAACACCGCCCCTTTCTAGAAAAGTAGTACTACTCAAGGCCACGCGGTCGAGCTCTTGTCTTCACAATTCATTAAAATTAAAATTCAAGGGAATCAATTTAGAAGGCATTTATCTAGGGATGGATAACTTTTGAACAATTTTGCATGTATTTTGCAAGATTTTTCAATTTTCAGCCATTGTGGCCATACAATTTCATGTTAGTGTCTTGAGTTGTAATATTTTTGTGCGTGCTTATACAGTTCATGTCCTTTTTCACACAGGAACACGTGTTAAAATCAAatccaagtttatttgtcacgcgcgccgaatacaacaggtgtaggcttacttacaggctctaaccaatagtgcaaaaaaggtgttaagtgaacaataggtaagtaaagaaataaaacaacagtaaaaagacagcctatataaaagtagcgaggctacatacagacaccggttagtcaggctgattgaggtagtatgtacttatagatatggttaaagtgactatgcatatagaatgaacagagagtaacagtagcgtaaaagatcaatgcagatagcccggttagccaatgtgcgggaacACTGGTTGGTCGGTCCAATTTTaatttctttaaaaatatatatatttcaccttaatttaaccaggtaggctagttgagaacaagttctcatttgcaactgcgacctggccaagataaagcatagcagttcgacacatacaacaacacagagttacacatggaataaacaaaacatacattcaataatacagtagaaaaaagaaaacaaaaagtctatatacagtgagtgcaaatgaggtaagataagggagttaaggcaataaataggccatggtggcgaagtaattacaatatagcaattaaacactggaatggtagatgtgcagaagatgaatgtgcaagtagagatactggggtgcaaaggagcaagataaataaataaaaacagtatggggatgaggtagttggatgggctatattacagatgggctatgtacaggtgcagtgatctgtgagctgctctgacagctggtgcttaaagctagttagggagatatgagtctccagcttcagtgatttttacagttcgttccagtcattggcagcagagaactggaaggaaaggcggccaaagggggaattggctttgggggtgaccagtgagatatacctgctggagcgcgtgctacgagtgggtgctgctatggtgaccagtgagctgagataaggcggggctttacctagcagagacttgtagatgacctggagccagtgggtttggcgacgagtatgaagcgagggccagccaacgagagcgtacaggtcgcagtggtgggtagtatatggggctttggtgacaaaacggatggcactgtgatagactgcatccaatttgttgagtagtgttggaggctattttataaatgacattgccgaagtcgaggatcggtaggatggtcagttttacgagggcatgtttggcagcatgagtgaaggattctttgttgcgaaataggaagccgattctagatttaattttggattggagatgcttaatgtgagtctggaaggagagtttacagtctaaccagacacctaggtatttgtagttgtccacatattctaagtcggagccgtccagagtagtgatgctggacgggcgggcaggtgcgggcagtgatcggttgaagagcatgcatttagttttacttgcatttaagagcagttggaggccacggaaggagagttgtatggcattgaagctcgtctggaggttagttaacacagtgtccaaagaagggccagaagtatacagaatggtgtcgttgaGGTTTTTTggggtagtatgtacatgaatgtatagttaaagtgactatgcatatatgataaacagagagtaacagcagcgtaaaaagaggagttgggggggcacacaatgcaaatagtctgggtagccatttgattacctgttcaggagtcttatggctgtgtcaattgaaaatgtgttGTTTTCATGTCCCAACTCCCCAAGTGTGATCCGAAGGTTTTTATACCTAAGGGCCTTGCAACAGGTGTGCTTCCAATACCATGGCCTCAGTCtatatcagaggaggctggtgggaggagctgtttgatgtgtttgattccGTTCCATTCCAGCCAGTACAAtttgagcccgtcctcctatagctcctcccatcagCCTCCACTATATCTAGTCACACCACTCCTCTATCCACATTCATTCTCCTCATATGAGAACTCACCCTTCAAAGAATCATACTTGCAAAATATGCATTCTTGACTAAATATGAATGATTTTGGGATTTATGTTATTTGAGGTTAAATATCATCATGGTGTATTCTTCTGTTTGCTTAAAAGCGCTACATGGCCATTAGGACgtctgcattggccatgcagcatttatggtgatacagcctctgcagaagtcagggcattcttGGGCTTCACCAAGCAGcggagctgttgtgaaggaagttttcaaggaagtgagtttgtgtttatacaggacctctcGCCCCCACCTACCAttaaccaatcatgtcaatgcggagctatacagagccctccGCATTTGTTACAAAATTTGAGAAACGCACAGCGATGCGGTAGAGTTCAATTTGGCCTCTGTGTGCCTCCAGAGGCTCCGCGATTGCGCCACACCATCCATACGGCGCCTCCGATCACAtttcagatcaagcataaattggctcttATGCAATATTTATACTGAACTTTCTTGATCGTCAACTTGAAACTGTTATGTAGCTTATGATACCAACATTACACGTGTTGACATCCGTGGACATTTCGTTTGGACATTGACATTAACGTTCTGTTATTCTTAAAAAATGAAAACAATATAAGGCCACAGGTAATGAAACAACTTTATTTATTGAATCTTCCAGTAGAGACTTGATATTCATGGAATAAAACTGCTTTCTGGGAGTACTACTCAGCAAAaacagaaaaaacaaaacaaaaaaacaaagagAAGAGGCAACAATGCGTGAAAGTGCAGATAACAAGAAACGACAAGAAAACATAttgaagaaaatacaaaaatcaATACAACTTGTAATAGCGGATGGAGTTTTCTAAGCCTAAAATAATTGAAAGAAAAAAACAGTCTGCATTTTTATAAAATGATCAAATCATGTATTAGGGCCATCAGTAACTCACTCACCAGTGAAACTAATATTTCTTTTTCAGTCAACAAGTTCTGAAGGATGCCATTGTTTTATTAACTGTCTTTTTGTATGTTTTGCTGAGTTGATGCCATCAGAGAATGTAACAGAAGAGATATATCCTCAATAGATTACCACACAATGTGTCATAATATCCATAAACCCTAGCGGTCAAACagagaaatggttccaatcgtttttccaccattcatttttcccataggggattttagaaacatttcaaatgagGGCTGTGTTTCATGAAGGCTTACCTTGgcttgacgttttgataaccgtgtaaatctctctaggacaaggtgacttttagtAATATATTCGCCCCCAAAAATGAaacgctaattagctgctaatgtggctatcataaaggactataaatgccatgatgatctggatgagcctgccgaatcgaggcaaaggtaagaaactctggattaactatctaatgttagctaaatgcagtaatgaataaattggttACATTTCTTTAAATGAACAATTCTGTTAAGTGTCTTGTGCAAGTTCTAAATTGACAATACCTGATAGCAAAGGTATCAGCTAgcgatgacgtgcaggagcttgaagggatttgtagttttgcatgatgtctactttgatggtAATTAGCATTTacaaatctgagagtaaatagcgTAATATactgataaaagtcaccttgtccaagagagatttacatggttatcaaaacatcacgccggggtaagcctacacaaatcacagcccttatttgaagtgtttctaaaatcccctatgggaaaaatgattggaaccatttccctgtttgaccactaggttttatgggtattatgacacctccactgtggggctctatgtgACTCTACAATTGattattttctttttttgctgtacCATGCACAGCTAGGGTCAAACTGAACTATCATACGCTTGtgcccatctctgtctctgtttagTGTCATTCTTCAGTCACTACCTAAACAAGCCAAACGGTGATTTGCTACACTAAACCAAACTACGCGTTTGCAAAACCGACTGCACAGCACTTTGCTCTAATGTTGAGTATGCCTAAAACACGATTAAAATCGTTAAATTCAGTTGTAACATGGGTGTAACACAAGAAGAGAaatatttatttatgtacaaTTTTTTAAATCTTATGTCCTGTGAGCACAATCCCACAATGCCCACCTCACTCTCCCGCCCCGCTCCCACTGATGCCCTCTCCTGATTTCTCCTCATGACAGGGTTTGTAAATAATCTAAAGGGATTTTATGTAGGGGTCTTTTTCTTCAACTCTTTTTATTTCCCAAAACCTAAAAAATTACATTTTTAGGGTTCTGGGGGAGACATTTGTATTTACTGACCTCAGTATCTTCATAGGTTCTAAATATGTTCATAAGAAACATAATATTTCTACATTTTTTCATCCATATTGGTTGTCTTCCAATCCTTCCAATTCTGTACACATTTATTATCGTTGTAACAACACATGAAACTGGCTGTATGGGTTTCCAATGTTAACCCAAAAAacaggggaagggaagggaaaagAAAGAGGAAAAACTGCCGGAACAAGATCAGGGACCCATATTCTATGTTCAGGTCCCACCAGTCCATATAAatgtattcattatgatctaaaaggccaaactgatcctcGTTCAGACTCTTTCTGAATATGGGCCCCATATGAGGGGGATACTTTGCGTAATGCTGAATTGATGATTAGTTTATAATGATTTGAGTCTGATTGATAATTATTACAGTTGGTCACAAAGATCAAGTATCTTCCAGATGCTTCTATCTCGTCCCCCCCCACACATCCCAGTCTGCAATGTGCCCAATTTCAGACATAATCCCTCAAGTACAAAcccaccagggttggggtcaattccatttcaattcagtcaatacAGTAAATAAACTGAATTTCCTATTTTAATTTAGATTCTCTTAAAATtccagtttacttcctgaattgactgatttcAATTAGAATTGACCCCCACCCTGAAACCCACCCATCCTCCCCTCCACTGGAACCTAAATGCTGGGTTTGGACAGCCCTGGGGCCTGGGGACAGTTTCGTCTAGGACACGGAGGAGATGGGGTTGTGGGGGGAACCCATCTGGGTTAGCACCTTGTCCAGCCACTGCAGAGGACCGTGCAGGTGAATCTCAATCCAGCAGGGGGTGCTGGTCACGTCCTGGCGGTGGTACTCTGCACCCCAGCCCTGGGAGagcaagaggaagagagataTTCTCTTTAGGGACAGGTATTATCATCATGGCTCTTTCAATCGTATTTCCTTTATTCTTTGAATTTTCTCGTCTTCATCTCATGACCCATCATTCATTCTGAACCCTTTAACATTATATTCTCTATATTATGGGATGTATGTCTATGACGGTTACCTTGACGAAGCTCATGCGGATGGTGCACATCTTGGTCAGCTCGTAGACAGCCTCAAACCCGTGGTTGACGGACTGGGCCAGCAGCTCAGCAAACTCCTGGTTGTTAAAGATCTTGAGGCTGCAGCCGCTGGGGATCTTACAGACAGTGGTGGGGTGGAAGCCATGGTGGTAGTTACAGTTCCGACTCTGGACGAAGATGCTGCTGTCACTCAGACATTCAGCATACACTTCACCACCCACATAGTACAGGTGAACTCCTggggagagtggaagagagggttACATTGGATTAGAatggagtagagtacagtagtacagGTGGACTCCTGGGGAGAGGGGAAGATAGGGTTACATGGGACTAGAatggagtagagtacagtagtacagGTGAACTcctggggagaggggaagagagggttaCATGGGACTAGAatggagtagagtacagtagtacagGTGGACTcctggggagaggggaagagagggttaCATGGGACTAGAAtggagtagagtatagtagtacAGGTGGACTcctggggagaggggaagagagggttaCATGGGACTAGAatggagtagagtacagtagtacagGTGGACTcctggggagaggggaagagagggttaCATGGGACTAGAatggagtagagtacagtagtacagGTGGACTcctggggagaggggaagagagggttaCATGGGACTAGAatggagtagagtacagtagattagaatggaatagaatattGTTGCCTTTGGCAACTTGCTTGGATTCTTAATTGATCCATTAAAATTCTGATTGGACAGCACCACTCCTCTTTAGCCACAGCCCATAACACACtgtatctgagcagcttaccgatctctgcagctgtacatagcccatctgtaaatagcccacccaactacctacctcatccccatattgtttttatttactttttaaaaatcttttgcacaccagtatttctacttgcacatcatcatctgcacatccatcacttcagtgttaatttgctaaattgtaatttcttcgctactatggcctatttattgccttacctccttactccatttgcacacactgtatatagatttttctattgtgttattgactgtacttttgtttatcctatgggtaactctgtgttgttttttgtcgcactgctttgctatatcttggccaggtcgcagttgtaaatgagaacttgttctcaattggcctacctggttaaataaaggtgaaataaaaaaaaataaacactgaCACTAACAATTGAACCAGTCCTGTGGACAGTGTGTCCATGGCCTTATATTTGGGATAATATAAGGCAATATAAGAGTGTTCCCATCCATGGCCATTTTTACCTTTGCCAATGTGTCGCCGGGTGTTCTCTATGGTTGAGTTGCGGTTGACGTTGGAGAGGAGGCCCAGGCAGAAACGGTTGCGGTTGTTGGACGGGTCGGTGAAGCCGTCGACCAGGACGCTAGTAGAGTTGGCCTGGAACGCCTCGCCCACCCGGTTGTTCAACTCGTAGTACACTATAGAGCACCAGTGTTTAGGTTCCTCGTAGGCCACCGGCTGAACATCTAGGAGACAGGGAGGGGaaagggaggagaaagggaggagaagacagggaggagaaagggagaggaagggaggagaggagacagggatgagagggaggTTGTTCAGCTTGTCGTACACTATGAAGCACCAGTGTTTGTCCTCCTCGTAGGCCACCGGCTGAACATCTGTACAGGatgtcaaacacacacagaaagggTGAGATGTGTGTatgatcagacacacacacacacagtaagacatttaagcgcacacgcacgcacgtgcaGATTGACTAGAGTGGCTCATGAGCATCAAGCCTTCTGTTCTGATAAAGTtcaagtctgtctgtctagtcTGACTTTGAGCTGCAGTCTGATATAGCGGATGTTAATCTTTCATCTCCTTCTTCCTTTACTAGGAttagaaaaaaaaaatgttgatttGTATGTTGATGACAAAACGTGGGAAAGGTGTATGAAATGTGTGGTATGTGACGTTAAGTCTGAGTACACACAGAGAGCTATAGGTCATGTTTGCATACAACAGAAACAGAAAATCAATGCTGACAAATCCATCCAACCCCACTAGACTGACTGTGGTCAGTCTGGACAGGGCCAGTCTTGATCAAATACTGTCCACTGACTGCGGGCAGTCTAGTCTGGTCTAGGATCAGTATTTATTGAGTCAAGCAGTCAGTCAATAGACCAAGCCGATGCCCGCCTGGTGCCGTCTCTCTCTGCCCGGTATCTTGGGTGAGCTTTATGCCAGCTGGCCCCCTCTCTctaaaggagggagggagagtttaTCCAAGCGGCATACTCCTTCCTAACTTCCTCTGCTGAGAGTAGCGGCCATCAGGTGTATTTGGTCTATGCTTTTCCTAGATCCATCGGCCCGGCCCACAATGGAAACGGCCCGGACCTCTAGAACACTACACAGGATGCAGCTTGGGGAAGGACAGAAAATTCCCCAATCACCACTTCCAGGGAGTATTTCTCCACACCCATTGCAATATCCATCTGTGTGGGTGGGGATATTACCGTGACTGGATGCATAACAATTATATAGGGAGATTGGTAAGGAGATTGCAATACTGGTTTTAGCAAGCGTAAACAGTTTGTACAATTCTGCCCAATACCTTGGCTGCTGAAAGTATCAACAGACTTTGTACTGTAGACACCTCAAAATTGCTTCGACTTCAAAAATCAAACCCCTTTAACACCTTATCTTTTGCCATGTAAATAGCCTGCATGACTGGTGGCATACATGGCGTTTGCGTATGGACTGGCTGTTCAGATGTGTGATGTGTAGGAATGCCAGATCTCCACAGCAACTAACGATTGACTGAACCACAGTTGAGGTAGGTGGTAGCAAACAAGGGTTCTCAACAAGGTTTTTTTTATTTGAAACAAGTGTTTCAGATATAAAAGTTGGATGTAATTAGTGAGGCCAATTCTTAACAAGTTCTTAACGACCTTTCAGTTAATTACCACCGGCAGAGATGATGTCAGCCAGAAGCTTTTAAAGGCCTCGTAAAAACTGCTCTGAGACCAGATTTAATTGGCAGACTCTCTGATCTTTCCTCTGGGTTGCATGTATAGACTGACGCTTTTGTGTTCATCATACTGAAATCTAAAACCTACTGCCTCAAAATGGTGTGAGATACTCAGCTTTTCTGAACATGGATACGCATTCATGTTATTTTCCCATTTACCCTGCATTAATGATCATATAAAATTCCCTATAAATTCTCTTTTTATTGAATATATGAAGGAAATTGTTTTCTAGCTAATCTTTTCCAACTCATGATGTGCAATTTTGAAGGTCATCACATGAATCACCCCTTACCCCGTAAGTTTTTCTTACTAGCTTTACTGCATGCATGAGAACTTTAATGAACACTACCACAAACCCCAACAACCACGACTACTTTTCAAGTGTTATTTTCAACTACATAGCCTATTAAAACTGAGTTTGATTCACCACGACAAATAAAAAGCAGTGTGTCATGGTTGCGTACTTGTACCCAGAAAACCCCTTGCACCTGTAGTACGAGCTGGTGGGGCCGCTGACAGCTCTAAGTGGGTGATGTCACAGCTGATTACCTGGCCTGTTGCTGATCTCCAGGGGCAACGCGGGGACCATCAGGTTGGTGTCCATGGGCTGGGGGCAGTCCTGAGTCATCCGCTCCTCTGGGGGCAAGTAGGCTGGAGGAGGGGTCTCTGGAGGAGGGcagggagaggggtgagagggggtTTAAACCAGAGAGAAAGAAGTCTTCCAACTGTCACTATACTGAACATTGACTTACCAGCTTTATCTGTTTTAGAGCCTTTGGTTTAGTCCAACATACTGACAAAAACACCTTTACCtacaccagggtttcccaaagtcctcgggaccccaaggggtgcacgttttgggttttgccctaacactacacagctgattcaaatagccAACaggctttgatcatttgaatcagctgtgtagtgttagggcaaaaactaaAACGTGCACTCATTGgagtcccgaggaccgagtttgggaaacgctgaccTACACAGTACAGCTACCTGAATATTCCTGTCATACGTCCTTTACTTACTGTCATCACCTACAGTAAGTCTATTGCTGCTTAGCCTATTCCATTGTTTATATTGGATCAGCCATTTGCCtagcacacacatatacactgagtgtccaaaacattatgaacacctgctctttcaatgacatagactgaccaggtgaatccaggtgaaagctatgatcccttattgatatcacttgttaaatccacttaaataagtgtagatgaaggggaggagacaggttaataagggatgtttaagccttgagacatggattgtgtatgtgtgccattcagagggtgaatgggaagacaaaatattgaagtgcctttgaacaaggtatggtagtaggtgccaggtcgaaccggtttgagtgtgtcaagaactgcaacgctgctgggtttgtcaacctcaacagtttcccgtgtgtatcaagaatgacccaccacccaaaggacatccagccaa
Coding sequences within it:
- the smad1 gene encoding mothers against decapentaplegic homolog 1 isoform X2 — protein: MNVTSLFSFTSPAVKRLLGWKQGDEEEKWAEKAVDALVKKLKKKKGAMEELERALSCPGQPSNCVTIPRSLDGRLQVSHRKGLPHVIYCRVWRWPDLQSHHELKALECCEYPFGSKQKDVCINPYHYKRVDSPVLPPVLVPRNSEFNAKHSMLPRFRNPLHQNEPHMPQNATFPESFSQANTQMNFPQTQTHSPGGNSYPGSPGSGSSATFPHSPTSSDPGSPFQMPETPPPAYLPPEERMTQDCPQPMDTNLMVPALPLEISNRPDVQPVAYEEPKHWCSIVYYELNNRVGEAFQANSTSVLVDGFTDPSNNRNRFCLGLLSNVNRNSTIENTRRHIGKGVHLYYVGGEVYAECLSDSSIFVQSRNCNYHHGFHPTTVCKIPSGCSLKIFNNQEFAELLAQSVNHGFEAVYELTKMCTIRMSFVKGWGAEYHRQDVTSTPCWIEIHLHGPLQWLDKVLTQMGSPHNPISSVS
- the smad1 gene encoding mothers against decapentaplegic homolog 1 isoform X1 gives rise to the protein MNVTSLFSFTSPAVKRLLGWKQGDEEEKWAEKAVDALVKKLKKKKGAMEELERALSCPGQPSNCVTIPRSLDGRLQVSHRKGLPHVIYCRVWRWPDLQSHHELKALECCEYPFGSKQKDVCINPYHYKRVDSPVLPPVLVPRNSEFNAKHSMLPRFRNPLHQNEPHMPQNATFPESFSQANTQMNFPQTQTHSPGGNSYPGSPGSGSSATFPHSPTSSDPGSPFQMPGEPPGQMPETPPPAYLPPEERMTQDCPQPMDTNLMVPALPLEISNRPDVQPVAYEEPKHWCSIVYYELNNRVGEAFQANSTSVLVDGFTDPSNNRNRFCLGLLSNVNRNSTIENTRRHIGKGVHLYYVGGEVYAECLSDSSIFVQSRNCNYHHGFHPTTVCKIPSGCSLKIFNNQEFAELLAQSVNHGFEAVYELTKMCTIRMSFVKGWGAEYHRQDVTSTPCWIEIHLHGPLQWLDKVLTQMGSPHNPISSVS